The following proteins come from a genomic window of Verrucomicrobiia bacterium:
- a CDS encoding radical SAM protein yields the protein MSDQPITATTPLPPVVKPRKSPFKLLGEVLDHGGPGYLQFAITNICNADCGFCGFARSKFDPKARRSVTLKEATDVIDIALKNHIGYLLFVGGEPMVHRDLRAMIRYAAERGIHPMICTNGGLWNEDNMKALASDGLSSVIMSIDAHDVQKHEKNRGLPDVCRKIKRANEYFQSVGIQTTASITASRLIEDYEKLPAFLESVGFKSCTFSYPLTSLQSSYLSFSDGGLVNFNNNELLEVFEQIKRMKHNSGYPVVNPTESLTEMQRHLRGEKEKFGCLGGHKYFYLDWHLNLYRCHFWETPMCNVYDWDDSKLIRDGCTRCMIDCYRDPSILQFVAISASDAWQSLKKGNVVKAAKHVFDSRNVTSIKAVWEDRQWIGKV from the coding sequence ATGAGCGATCAGCCCATCACAGCTACGACCCCTTTGCCACCCGTGGTAAAACCGCGCAAGAGCCCCTTCAAGCTCCTCGGCGAGGTGCTGGACCATGGCGGCCCCGGTTACCTGCAATTTGCCATCACGAACATCTGCAATGCCGATTGCGGCTTCTGCGGCTTCGCCCGTTCCAAGTTCGATCCCAAAGCCCGCCGTAGCGTCACACTGAAGGAAGCTACCGACGTCATCGACATCGCGCTGAAAAATCACATCGGCTACCTGCTCTTCGTCGGTGGTGAGCCCATGGTCCATCGCGATCTCCGCGCCATGATCCGTTATGCTGCCGAGCGCGGCATCCACCCGATGATCTGCACGAACGGCGGCCTGTGGAACGAGGACAACATGAAGGCGCTGGCCAGCGACGGCCTCAGCAGCGTCATCATGTCCATCGATGCGCACGATGTACAGAAGCACGAGAAGAATCGCGGTCTGCCCGATGTCTGCCGCAAGATCAAACGCGCGAACGAATATTTCCAAAGCGTCGGCATCCAGACCACCGCGAGCATCACCGCGAGCCGCCTGATCGAAGATTACGAGAAGCTCCCCGCTTTCCTCGAATCCGTCGGCTTCAAGAGCTGCACGTTCAGCTATCCCCTCACCAGCCTGCAATCCAGCTACCTCAGCTTCAGCGATGGCGGCCTGGTGAACTTCAACAACAACGAACTGCTCGAAGTCTTCGAGCAAATCAAGCGGATGAAGCACAACAGCGGTTACCCCGTGGTGAACCCCACGGAATCACTGACCGAGATGCAGCGTCATCTGCGCGGGGAAAAAGAAAAGTTCGGCTGCCTCGGCGGTCACAAATATTTCTATCTCGATTGGCACCTGAACCTTTATCGCTGCCACTTCTGGGAAACCCCAATGTGCAACGTGTATGACTGGGATGACTCCAAGCTCATCCGTGATGGCTGCACCCGCTGCATGATCGATTGCTACCGCGATCCCAGCATCCTCCAATTCGTCGCCATCAGCGCCAGTGATGCCTGGCAGAGCCTAAAAAAAGGCAACGTGGTAAAGGCCGCGAAACACGTCTTCGACTCGCGCAACGTGACCTCCATCAAAGCCGTCTGGGAAGACCGGCAATGGATCGGAAAGGTGTAG
- the rsgA gene encoding ribosome small subunit-dependent GTPase A, with amino-acid sequence MTLSLEQLGWTEELEKQFAPHRAQGLIPARVAIEDKHYFRLYTDGGRLTGQCSGKILHESKSPSDLPKVGDWVVVTPLETEGKATIHEVMPRKSSLSRKLTGRDVQEQILVTNIDRAFVVQALDQTFNIPRLERMLVMVREGGAQPVIVLNKLDLCDDVKARVAEAEKAAGDAPVLTTCAITCKGIKAIKKLISKQDTVVFFGTSGVGKSTLINDIYGEDVLPVGDVRDEDSKGRHTTTWRELIPLPQGGIVIDTPGMREFYVWLADEGLNRAFADIDEVAVNCHFRDCTHTQEKKCAVLDARAEGKIDEDRYQNYVKLSKEQKFLKEVKRQKGWKTREKHSRVLHRVFNKG; translated from the coding sequence ATGACGTTGAGTTTGGAACAATTAGGTTGGACGGAAGAGCTGGAAAAACAGTTCGCGCCGCATCGCGCCCAAGGGCTGATTCCGGCGCGCGTGGCGATTGAGGATAAGCATTATTTTCGTCTGTATACGGATGGCGGTCGGCTAACAGGGCAGTGTTCGGGAAAGATTTTGCATGAGTCCAAAAGCCCATCGGATTTGCCGAAGGTGGGTGATTGGGTGGTGGTCACGCCGTTGGAAACGGAGGGGAAGGCGACCATCCATGAGGTGATGCCGCGCAAGTCCTCGCTCTCGCGCAAGCTGACAGGGCGCGATGTGCAGGAGCAGATTTTGGTGACGAACATTGATCGGGCGTTCGTCGTGCAGGCGCTGGATCAGACGTTCAATATTCCCCGGTTGGAACGTATGCTGGTCATGGTGCGGGAAGGTGGGGCGCAACCGGTGATTGTCCTGAACAAGCTGGACCTGTGCGATGACGTGAAGGCGCGTGTGGCGGAAGCTGAGAAAGCGGCGGGCGATGCGCCGGTGCTGACGACGTGTGCCATCACTTGCAAGGGCATCAAAGCGATCAAAAAATTGATCAGCAAGCAGGACACGGTGGTGTTCTTCGGCACGTCCGGTGTGGGGAAGTCCACCTTGATCAATGATATTTACGGGGAGGATGTGTTACCGGTGGGTGATGTGCGGGATGAGGATTCCAAGGGACGGCATACGACGACTTGGCGTGAACTGATCCCGCTGCCGCAAGGGGGCATCGTGATCGATACGCCGGGTATGAGGGAGTTTTACGTGTGGCTGGCGGATGAGGGGTTGAATCGCGCGTTCGCAGATATCGATGAGGTGGCGGTGAATTGTCATTTCCGTGATTGCACGCACACGCAGGAGAAGAAGTGCGCGGTGCTGGATGCGCGGGCTGAGGGGAAGATCGATGAGGATCGGTATCAAAATTACGTGAAGCTGAGCAAGGAGCAGAAATTCCTCAAAGAAGTGAAACGGCAGAAGGGCTGGAAGACGCGAGAGAAGCACAGCCGCGTGCTGCATAGGGTGTTTAATAAGGGGTGA
- a CDS encoding DUF1643 domain-containing protein: MASQFQLIEGEKRSAVLSVCKLYRYELRRVWATNEANTKLVVFIGLNPSTADAFQDDQTIRRCRNFAKSWSFDGMIMINLFAYRATSPKVMKAQSDPFGPENDYYFKKALKESALVVGAWGEHGILKNRGPMVAVTIPQMMCLGITMNGQPRHPSRLPNSAQKFRFSDRTNK; encoded by the coding sequence GTGGCCTCCCAATTTCAACTCATAGAAGGAGAAAAGAGGTCGGCCGTTTTGAGTGTTTGTAAGCTGTATCGTTACGAACTGCGTCGTGTGTGGGCTACAAATGAAGCCAATACCAAGTTGGTAGTCTTTATTGGGTTGAATCCTTCTACGGCAGATGCATTTCAGGATGATCAAACAATTCGGCGATGCCGAAATTTTGCCAAGAGCTGGAGCTTTGATGGGATGATCATGATCAACTTGTTTGCTTATCGGGCAACGAGTCCAAAAGTCATGAAAGCGCAATCCGATCCTTTCGGTCCTGAGAACGATTATTATTTCAAAAAAGCGCTGAAAGAATCCGCATTGGTAGTTGGAGCTTGGGGAGAACACGGCATTCTCAAGAATAGAGGGCCGATGGTTGCTGTGACTATTCCACAAATGATGTGTCTGGGAATAACCATGAATGGACAGCCTAGACATCCATCTCGGCTTCCGAATTCTGCACAGAAGTTTAGGTTTTCAGACAGAACGAATAAGTAG
- a CDS encoding alpha-amylase family glycosyl hydrolase — MTAPNPLLYEINTRCLLTGLSRQLGRSATLRDIPDAELKRWQSLGFTHIWLMGVWPNGPLVRQHGLQQPSLLKRYRELLPDWQESDVGGSPYGISAYTPDPLIGGTAALTEFRTRLHTHGLRLILDFIPNHIGLDHPWIQQRPDLLIHSPKKQNGFFPITHNGKKHWIAHGKDPYFDPWTDTAQLNHSNPTTRHEMIKKLFRVAQLCDGVRCDMAMLVLNDIFADTWKHFSNGQLTLPIEFWTDAITQVRQQHPDFLFLAEAYWGRETQLQQLGFNFTYDKNFLDHVAHRETNKLQAHLHRENAVQTRSTHFLENHDEPRIAAQLEEPAQKAAALLWLALPGMKLLYEGQMEGQRAHLPVQLWRRPEEPTNTSLRAFYEKLFSLRQTTALKDGTHRIPESLPAWEGNPSHQNLFVIIWQKNADEFELIAVNYAAHRSQCRVRLEISTAAQWTLQDRLGTELHHRTREEIQKEGLYLDLDAWNTQWFEVRKR, encoded by the coding sequence GTGACCGCACCCAATCCCTTGCTCTACGAGATCAACACGCGTTGCCTGCTCACCGGCTTATCGCGCCAACTTGGCCGCTCTGCCACATTGCGTGACATTCCAGACGCCGAGCTGAAACGCTGGCAATCGCTCGGCTTCACGCACATCTGGCTCATGGGCGTCTGGCCGAATGGCCCGCTCGTCCGCCAGCACGGTTTGCAGCAGCCCTCGTTGCTCAAGCGCTATCGCGAGCTGTTACCCGATTGGCAGGAATCTGATGTGGGCGGCTCTCCCTACGGCATCAGCGCCTACACACCTGACCCGCTGATCGGTGGAACAGCAGCACTCACAGAATTCCGCACACGATTACACACCCACGGCCTCCGCCTCATCCTCGATTTCATTCCGAATCACATCGGCCTGGATCACCCGTGGATTCAGCAACGCCCTGACTTGCTCATTCACAGTCCCAAAAAGCAAAACGGCTTTTTCCCCATCACACACAACGGCAAGAAACACTGGATCGCCCACGGCAAAGACCCCTACTTCGATCCATGGACGGACACCGCGCAACTGAACCATAGCAACCCCACCACGCGTCATGAAATGATTAAAAAACTGTTCCGCGTCGCCCAGCTATGCGACGGCGTACGTTGTGACATGGCCATGCTCGTGCTCAACGATATTTTCGCAGACACATGGAAGCATTTCTCCAACGGCCAGCTAACTTTGCCGATCGAATTCTGGACTGATGCCATCACGCAAGTTCGCCAGCAGCATCCCGATTTCCTCTTCCTAGCCGAAGCCTATTGGGGCCGTGAAACCCAACTGCAACAGCTCGGTTTCAATTTCACTTACGACAAGAATTTTCTCGATCACGTAGCTCATCGTGAGACGAACAAGCTACAAGCGCATCTCCATCGCGAAAATGCTGTTCAAACCCGCAGCACACACTTTCTGGAAAACCACGACGAACCGCGCATCGCCGCTCAACTTGAAGAACCCGCCCAAAAAGCCGCCGCCCTGCTCTGGCTCGCTTTGCCGGGTATGAAACTCCTCTACGAAGGCCAGATGGAAGGCCAACGCGCCCACCTGCCCGTCCAACTCTGGCGACGCCCCGAAGAACCAACGAACACCTCACTGCGCGCATTCTACGAAAAACTTTTCTCCCTACGCCAAACCACCGCCCTAAAAGATGGCACCCATCGCATCCCCGAATCTTTACCTGCATGGGAAGGCAATCCCTCACACCAAAACCTCTTCGTGATCATCTGGCAGAAAAATGCCGATGAATTCGAACTCATCGCAGTAAACTACGCCGCCCACCGCAGCCAATGCCGCGTACGCCTAGAAATCTCCACCGCAGCTCAGTGGACGCTCCAAGACCGCCTAGGAACCGAACTCCACCACCGCACCCGCGAAGAAATCCAAAAAGAAGGCCTCTATCTTGACCTAGACGCCTGGAACACCCAATGGTTCGAAGTCCGCAAGAGGTAG
- a CDS encoding ACT domain-containing protein, which translates to MEITRQLALFLDNRPGMLAKVCDVLAAEKINIYAISTSDTVDHSVIRMVVSNPDRALRVFEEHGTLVVDNEVLMIEGGNKPGSLADISRKLAAAKINIEYCYCATSPAAKSGLLIARVSNAKKALKILNS; encoded by the coding sequence ATGGAAATCACACGACAACTCGCCCTCTTCCTCGACAACCGACCGGGCATGCTTGCCAAAGTTTGCGACGTTCTGGCCGCCGAGAAGATCAACATCTACGCCATCAGCACCAGCGATACCGTGGATCACTCGGTCATCCGCATGGTCGTGAGCAATCCCGACCGCGCCCTGCGCGTGTTCGAAGAGCACGGCACCTTGGTGGTGGATAATGAAGTCCTGATGATCGAAGGCGGCAACAAACCTGGCTCCTTGGCCGACATCTCGCGCAAGCTGGCCGCAGCCAAGATCAACATCGAATACTGCTACTGCGCCACCAGCCCGGCAGCGAAGAGCGGCCTGCTCATCGCCCGCGTCTCAAACGCGAAGAAGGCCCTAAAAATCCTGAATAGCTAA
- the gltB gene encoding glutamate synthase large subunit, which translates to MYPNIPNSLYDAKNEHDACGVGFIANINGKQEHRILEYAIQALCNLAHRGALDADAKTGDGAGVLTQLPRALFRREVEKLGGKLMNDSDLAVGFIFLPRGNKYQISNCHRIVEEACAQFGIHIFGWRSVPTNTRSLGDKARETLPEMQQILLGRTGGWSDDEFERRLYLARKVAERRALEEKIDSFYIPSFSSRTIVYKGLFNAPQLPKFFTDLKDPLYVTSLAIYHQRYSTNTFPNWQLAHPFRTLAHNGEINTLLGNKNWTRARERELISEVWGENTEHLKPIIQPGGSDSAALDNALELLELSGRSILHSVMMLAPEAWEKSKDVACNVKGFYRYHASLNEPWDGPAAVVFSDGKVIGATLDRNGLRPARYKIYDDGLIVMGSEAGVVVLDEKKVVRKGRLGPGRIIAIDLEAGKFMENDEVKNHVAGKQPYGEWCDQQLFSLAKHAKPFSENHNPVNLLDLTLQEITFGWDSEELQTIMKPMAMEGQEAIGSMGDDTPLAVLSRKPKLLYSYFRQLFAQVTNPPIDSIREKIVMSLSTTIGQKRSWLQETPEHAKQIELDSPFLLEYELEALKNIADPAFNCETLYCHFSAQKGAADLDSALNAICARASQAVDEGKCVLILSDRGTNAERVPVPMLLAVGAVHHHLIREGKRMRVSIVCETGEARDVHHFATLIGYGASAINPYVAIDIIRQFIQSGEWAGITVEKAVANYRKSIESGILKIMSKMGISTIASYRGGQIFEAIGVSEEVIDRCFFGTTSLISGISLKQIAEDSLRRHQSAYANPETAVLDEGGNYKVLSGGRGEYHAYNKQVVQTLHRFLKEGKREEYLKFVDTVQGRDPISPRDLLKFKPGTPISIEEVEPIENIRVRFTTAGMSLGALSTEAHECLAIAMNSIGGKSNSGEGGEDSARYTVRENGDNANSAIKQVASGRFGVTPEYLASAQEIEIKMAQGAKPGEGGQLPGHKVSPLIAKLRHSTPGVPLISPPPHHDIYSIEDLSQLIYDLKQVNPRAKVCVKLVAEAGVGTVAAGVAKAYADVVLISGHDGGTGASPLSSIKYAGSPFELGLAEAHQTLMLNDLRSRVVLRTDGGLKTGHDIVMAAILGGEEYNFGTGALVAAGCAMFRVCHLNTCPVGVATQEDKLRLKFRGKPENVVAYFNGVAQEVREILAQLGFKTLNDIIGRTDLIERKPVESFPAEVQGKVASLNLDRLLYQVDPTGSATRIHTRERNERFGDSPLDAKIMHDAKRALNGKGAVKLNYKINNVYRNVGTMVSGEIGYTYGDKGLPPASIDITLTGSAGQSFGTFLANGIKMKLIGEANDYVGKGMNGGEIIIRPPDGCQFTWADNQIIGNTVMYGSTGGILFAAGRAGERFCVRNSGGTAVVEGVGDHGCEYMTGGTVVILGRTGRNFGAGMSGGIAYVYDVDGRFADQYNDQMVGIERLDNEEEIKALQALIYQHLEKTESPRANEILKNWKDALSKMWRIVPHPAKAPPGAAPVHEPETKPAAATATVPPKGGY; encoded by the coding sequence ATGTATCCGAATATACCGAACTCACTGTACGACGCGAAGAACGAGCACGATGCCTGCGGCGTTGGTTTCATCGCTAACATCAATGGCAAGCAGGAACATCGCATCCTCGAATACGCCATTCAGGCACTCTGCAACCTGGCCCATCGTGGTGCCTTGGATGCCGATGCCAAAACCGGCGACGGCGCTGGCGTATTGACCCAACTTCCTCGCGCGCTCTTCCGCCGTGAAGTCGAGAAGCTCGGCGGCAAGTTGATGAACGACAGCGACTTGGCCGTCGGCTTCATCTTCCTGCCCCGCGGTAATAAATACCAGATCAGCAACTGCCACCGCATCGTCGAAGAGGCTTGCGCCCAGTTCGGCATCCATATCTTCGGCTGGCGCTCCGTGCCTACGAACACCCGCAGCTTGGGCGACAAGGCCCGCGAGACCTTGCCCGAGATGCAACAGATTCTCCTCGGCCGCACCGGCGGCTGGAGCGATGACGAATTCGAACGCCGCCTCTACTTGGCCCGTAAGGTCGCCGAGCGCCGCGCTCTCGAAGAGAAGATCGACAGCTTCTACATCCCGTCCTTCTCCTCACGCACCATCGTTTACAAGGGCTTGTTCAACGCCCCGCAGTTGCCGAAGTTCTTCACCGACCTGAAGGACCCGCTGTACGTGACCTCGCTGGCGATCTATCACCAGCGCTATTCCACGAACACGTTCCCGAACTGGCAGCTTGCGCATCCGTTCCGCACCTTGGCGCACAACGGCGAGATCAACACGCTCTTGGGCAACAAGAACTGGACCCGTGCCCGCGAACGCGAACTCATCTCCGAAGTCTGGGGTGAAAACACCGAACATTTGAAGCCGATCATCCAGCCCGGCGGTTCAGACTCCGCCGCTTTGGATAACGCTCTCGAATTGCTTGAGCTGAGCGGTCGCAGCATCCTCCACTCTGTGATGATGCTCGCTCCGGAAGCTTGGGAGAAGTCGAAGGACGTCGCCTGCAACGTGAAGGGTTTCTACCGCTATCACGCCAGCTTGAACGAACCTTGGGACGGTCCTGCTGCCGTGGTGTTCAGCGATGGCAAAGTCATTGGTGCCACGCTTGACCGTAACGGTCTGCGTCCGGCCCGCTACAAGATTTACGATGACGGCTTGATCGTCATGGGCTCGGAAGCGGGCGTCGTGGTGTTAGATGAGAAGAAGGTCGTGCGCAAGGGCCGCCTCGGACCAGGCCGCATCATCGCCATCGATCTCGAAGCCGGCAAGTTCATGGAGAACGATGAGGTGAAGAACCACGTCGCCGGCAAGCAGCCGTACGGCGAATGGTGCGATCAGCAGTTGTTCTCGCTGGCCAAACACGCCAAGCCGTTCAGCGAAAATCATAATCCGGTCAACTTGCTTGACCTGACCCTGCAGGAGATCACCTTCGGCTGGGACAGCGAAGAATTGCAGACGATCATGAAGCCCATGGCCATGGAAGGCCAGGAGGCGATCGGCTCCATGGGTGATGACACCCCGTTGGCCGTGCTCTCACGCAAACCCAAGCTCCTTTACTCTTACTTCCGCCAGTTGTTCGCGCAGGTCACGAACCCTCCGATCGATTCCATTCGCGAGAAGATCGTGATGTCGCTCTCGACCACCATCGGTCAGAAGCGTTCTTGGTTGCAGGAAACCCCTGAACACGCGAAGCAAATCGAACTTGATAGCCCTTTCCTGCTCGAATACGAGTTGGAAGCGCTCAAGAACATCGCCGATCCCGCTTTCAACTGCGAGACGCTCTACTGCCATTTTAGCGCGCAAAAAGGTGCGGCAGATCTGGACTCCGCATTGAACGCCATCTGTGCCCGCGCTTCGCAAGCCGTGGATGAAGGCAAGTGCGTCCTCATCCTGAGCGACCGAGGCACGAACGCCGAGCGCGTTCCAGTTCCGATGCTCCTCGCCGTCGGTGCCGTGCATCACCACCTCATCCGCGAAGGCAAACGCATGCGCGTTTCCATCGTTTGCGAAACGGGTGAAGCACGTGATGTGCATCACTTCGCCACACTCATCGGTTACGGCGCTTCCGCCATCAATCCGTATGTGGCCATCGACATCATCCGACAGTTCATCCAGAGCGGTGAATGGGCTGGCATTACGGTTGAGAAAGCCGTGGCAAACTACCGCAAATCCATTGAGAGCGGCATCCTCAAAATCATGTCCAAGATGGGCATCTCGACCATCGCGAGCTATCGCGGCGGCCAGATCTTCGAGGCCATCGGCGTGTCGGAAGAAGTCATCGATCGTTGCTTCTTCGGTACCACCTCGCTCATCAGCGGCATCTCGCTGAAGCAGATCGCGGAAGATTCCCTGCGCCGCCACCAGAGCGCGTATGCGAATCCCGAGACGGCTGTGCTCGACGAGGGCGGCAATTACAAGGTGCTCAGTGGTGGCCGTGGCGAATACCACGCCTACAACAAGCAAGTTGTCCAGACGCTGCACCGCTTCCTCAAGGAAGGCAAACGCGAGGAATACCTCAAGTTCGTGGATACCGTCCAGGGCCGCGATCCGATTTCTCCCCGTGACTTGTTGAAGTTCAAGCCCGGCACCCCTATCTCCATCGAGGAAGTCGAACCGATCGAGAACATCCGCGTGCGGTTCACCACCGCCGGCATGAGCTTGGGCGCTCTCTCCACGGAAGCGCACGAGTGCTTGGCTATCGCGATGAACAGCATCGGCGGCAAATCGAACTCCGGCGAAGGTGGCGAGGACAGCGCCCGCTACACCGTCCGTGAGAACGGCGACAACGCGAACTCCGCGATCAAGCAGGTGGCCTCCGGCCGCTTCGGTGTGACGCCGGAATATCTGGCGAGCGCACAAGAGATCGAGATCAAGATGGCGCAGGGCGCGAAGCCCGGCGAAGGCGGCCAATTGCCCGGACACAAAGTGTCCCCGCTCATTGCTAAGCTGCGTCACAGCACGCCCGGCGTGCCGCTCATCTCGCCGCCGCCGCACCATGACATTTACTCCATCGAAGACCTGTCGCAGCTGATCTACGACCTCAAGCAGGTCAATCCGCGCGCGAAGGTCTGCGTGAAGCTGGTGGCTGAAGCCGGTGTCGGCACTGTCGCCGCCGGTGTGGCCAAGGCCTATGCGGACGTCGTCCTCATCAGCGGTCACGACGGCGGCACGGGCGCCTCCCCGCTCAGCTCCATCAAGTACGCTGGCAGCCCGTTCGAGCTCGGTCTGGCAGAAGCGCATCAGACGCTCATGCTGAATGACCTGCGCTCCCGCGTGGTTCTGCGCACGGACGGCGGTCTGAAGACCGGTCATGACATCGTCATGGCGGCCATCCTCGGTGGTGAAGAGTATAACTTCGGCACCGGCGCCCTCGTGGCGGCTGGTTGCGCGATGTTCCGCGTCTGCCATCTGAACACCTGCCCTGTCGGTGTCGCCACGCAGGAAGACAAGTTGCGCCTCAAGTTCCGCGGCAAGCCCGAGAACGTGGTGGCTTACTTCAACGGTGTGGCCCAGGAAGTTCGCGAAATCCTCGCGCAACTCGGCTTCAAGACATTGAACGACATCATCGGCCGCACGGACCTCATCGAGCGCAAGCCCGTGGAGAGCTTCCCGGCGGAAGTGCAAGGCAAGGTCGCGAGCCTGAACCTCGACCGCTTGCTCTATCAAGTGGACCCGACTGGTTCCGCCACGCGCATCCACACCCGCGAGCGCAACGAACGCTTCGGTGACAGCCCGCTCGACGCCAAGATCATGCACGACGCCAAGCGCGCGCTGAACGGCAAGGGCGCGGTGAAGCTCAATTACAAGATCAACAACGTCTATCGTAACGTCGGCACGATGGTGTCCGGTGAGATCGGTTATACGTATGGCGACAAGGGACTGCCTCCGGCTTCCATCGACATCACGTTGACCGGCAGCGCGGGCCAGAGCTTCGGCACATTCCTCGCGAACGGCATCAAGATGAAGCTCATCGGCGAAGCGAACGACTACGTCGGCAAGGGCATGAACGGTGGCGAGATCATCATCCGCCCGCCGGATGGTTGCCAGTTCACCTGGGCGGACAACCAGATCATCGGTAACACGGTGATGTATGGTTCCACGGGTGGTATCCTCTTCGCCGCGGGTCGCGCTGGTGAACGCTTCTGCGTCCGTAACTCCGGCGGCACCGCCGTAGTGGAAGGCGTGGGCGATCACGGTTGCGAATACATGACGGGCGGCACGGTGGTCATCCTCGGTCGCACGGGCCGTAACTTCGGCGCGGGCATGAGCGGTGGTATCGCTTACGTTTACGACGTCGATGGCCGGTTCGCTGACCAATACAACGACCAGATGGTGGGCATCGAACGCCTCGACAACGAGGAAGAGATCAAGGCCCTGCAAGCCCTCATCTACCAGCACCTTGAGAAGACCGAATCGCCGCGTGCGAACGAGATCTTGAAGAACTGGAAGGACGCTCTCAGCAAGATGTGGCGCATCGTCCCACATCCGGCCAAGGCCCCTCCGGGCGCTGCTCCGGTCCACGAACCGGAGACCAAACCCGCTGCGGCCACCGCAACGGTGCCACCTAAGGGCGGCTACTAA
- a CDS encoding transglutaminase-like domain-containing protein: protein MSFPLPSQSSQPLTASQREALVTLLADDDASVYHTIRQKIMAEGVQSKEWLKGYSLHNDPVIRRRTKEIIQHFDKQAADNRFLAFCLSHGEHFSVEQACWLLAQTEYPDINVTGYQAVLDDFAGELMLRIDFGAEPSAILGEINKFLFKDMGFKGNDKDYYDAKNSYLNQVVDRKLGNPISLCLIYLFIARRLRLPVAGIGMPGHFVCRFQSSTEEIFIDAFNGGRFWTKAECVKHLVMSGHSYQERLLDPVSARRILIRICSNLHQIYVNLEKPEDSARFQRYIVALTRTL from the coding sequence ATGAGTTTTCCGTTGCCAAGCCAAAGCTCCCAGCCGCTGACAGCCAGCCAGCGTGAGGCCTTAGTGACGCTATTGGCGGACGATGATGCCAGTGTTTACCACACCATTCGCCAGAAAATCATGGCGGAAGGAGTCCAAAGCAAGGAATGGCTGAAGGGGTATTCGCTGCATAACGACCCGGTGATACGGCGTCGGACCAAGGAAATCATCCAACATTTCGACAAACAGGCGGCAGATAACCGCTTTTTGGCGTTCTGCCTGAGTCACGGGGAGCATTTCAGCGTGGAGCAGGCGTGCTGGTTACTGGCACAGACCGAGTATCCGGATATCAATGTCACAGGTTATCAGGCGGTCTTAGATGATTTTGCAGGGGAACTGATGTTGCGGATCGATTTCGGAGCGGAACCGTCAGCCATCTTGGGCGAGATCAACAAATTCCTCTTCAAGGACATGGGGTTCAAGGGGAACGATAAGGACTATTACGACGCCAAGAACAGTTACTTGAACCAAGTGGTGGACCGGAAGCTGGGCAATCCTATCAGCCTCTGCCTGATCTACCTGTTCATTGCGCGGCGGCTAAGGCTGCCAGTGGCGGGTATCGGGATGCCGGGGCATTTCGTGTGCCGGTTCCAATCATCGACCGAGGAGATATTCATCGATGCCTTTAACGGCGGTCGCTTTTGGACGAAGGCCGAGTGTGTGAAGCATCTGGTGATGAGCGGGCACAGCTATCAGGAACGGTTGCTAGACCCAGTGAGCGCACGGCGGATACTCATTCGCATCTGCTCGAACTTGCATCAGATCTATGTGAACTTGGAGAAGCCTGAGGATAGTGCGCGGTTCCAGCGGTATATCGTAGCGCTGACACGGACGTTGTGA
- a CDS encoding redox-sensing transcriptional repressor Rex translates to MKKNGRTEIPRKAVYRLSLYMRCLQRLKSNGIHTVSSEALASAAGVKSTQLRKDLTYFGQFGTRGLGYDVEQLGKMISDLLGTNSLQPVVLVGVGNLGLALLSYRGFEQEGFEIVAAFDVDADRKRNKKIEQPILPMDKLAEFVAGNAVKMAILTVPTIVAQEVTNELVRTGITGILNFAPIVLQVPEDVMVNNVNLAIELENLSYFIQN, encoded by the coding sequence TTGAAAAAGAACGGTCGCACAGAGATCCCTCGCAAGGCGGTTTACCGCCTGTCGCTCTACATGCGTTGCTTGCAACGGCTTAAGAGTAATGGCATCCACACGGTATCGAGTGAGGCGCTGGCTTCCGCGGCGGGCGTGAAGTCCACCCAGCTTCGCAAGGATCTCACCTACTTCGGTCAATTCGGCACGCGTGGGTTGGGATATGATGTAGAGCAGTTGGGGAAGATGATCTCGGATTTGCTAGGCACAAACAGCCTGCAACCGGTGGTTCTCGTAGGCGTGGGAAACCTCGGTCTCGCCCTGCTCTCTTATCGTGGGTTCGAGCAGGAAGGCTTTGAGATTGTGGCGGCATTCGATGTGGATGCAGACCGCAAACGGAACAAGAAGATCGAGCAGCCGATATTGCCGATGGATAAGCTGGCGGAATTTGTAGCCGGTAACGCAGTGAAGATGGCCATTCTCACAGTACCTACGATTGTCGCCCAGGAAGTCACCAACGAACTCGTCCGCACGGGCATCACGGGTATCTTGAATTTCGCGCCCATCGTCCTGCAAGTGCCTGAGGATGTGATGGTGAACAATGTGAATCTGGCGATCGAATTGGAGAACCTCAGTTACTTCATCCAGAACTGA